One genomic region from Methanocella sp. encodes:
- a CDS encoding DUF7288 family protein, producing the protein MRLQDDSRGQIYTIEGIVASFILLSVLLFILQSNSIIVPQTERAIDMKLYEKASDTLVVLDRNDNDSWSTIQPLKTYVAGWNGAPGEAMMTCLDNNISEKKMLPDQVEYNLIFVYNNSTALNSSTVIYHGIPTDNSVVATRLVTLNDNDISTGSSFWKTINATRHQPETIEVKLICWYL; encoded by the coding sequence ATGCGCTTGCAGGATGATAGTCGAGGCCAAATTTATACTATTGAGGGCATCGTGGCATCCTTTATACTTCTGAGTGTCCTCTTGTTTATATTACAATCGAACTCCATCATCGTTCCCCAGACTGAGCGCGCCATAGACATGAAATTATACGAGAAAGCGAGCGATACGCTGGTGGTCCTGGACAGGAACGATAACGATAGCTGGAGCACGATACAACCTCTTAAAACGTATGTGGCCGGATGGAATGGGGCGCCGGGGGAGGCCATGATGACCTGTCTCGACAATAATATTTCGGAAAAAAAAATGCTCCCTGACCAGGTCGAGTATAACCTCATATTCGTTTATAACAATTCAACTGCCTTGAACAGTAGTACGGTTATCTACCACGGCATACCAACGGATAATTCGGTGGTCGCGACGCGGCTCGTGACTCTGAACGATAATGATATTTCCACCGGATCGAGCTTCTGGAAAACCATCAACGCTACCCGACATCAGCCCGAGACCATCGAGGTCAAGCTCATTTGCTGGTACCTGTGA
- a CDS encoding DUF7287 family protein, whose protein sequence is MASKALMDDSGQINLDFLFGVAVFLLTFIYAVTFIPGLFTPYQPGAIDLSSVAYRTSAILVEDPGWYSQGSVNGTDWEDNIGLLSRIGLADDKEHPNVLSQSKIDCLNEILANSSNYTIVRDHMGLHGSIEYDVSVSIKMNGTGTELVNTSSWPMRSTTNVESIERSVLVDKGKEMCLDMGNDQVNRGSLFNVNLTNITYSSITGNLTIRIFNTSGTINNVLWSSNGANYISTWIYGTDYFYYVNGVYYPSSTFSINSNDIVELVIAPSAFYSDVNGLVLNKYIEISGTGSMFQDSSTGVSFNYFHDKKYPLKSICYPATMRLEVWSDALAG, encoded by the coding sequence ATGGCATCGAAGGCATTGATGGACGACAGTGGCCAGATAAACTTGGACTTCCTCTTTGGGGTCGCCGTTTTTCTCCTGACGTTCATATATGCGGTGACCTTTATACCCGGCCTGTTCACACCATACCAGCCAGGCGCGATCGATCTCAGTTCGGTCGCATATCGCACGAGCGCCATACTCGTTGAGGATCCTGGATGGTATAGCCAGGGCAGTGTCAACGGCACGGACTGGGAGGATAACATCGGCCTTTTATCCAGGATCGGGTTGGCGGACGATAAGGAGCATCCGAACGTACTATCGCAATCTAAGATCGACTGTCTCAACGAAATTCTCGCTAATAGCTCTAATTATACCATTGTCCGTGACCATATGGGGCTTCATGGATCAATAGAATACGACGTCAGCGTTTCGATAAAAATGAATGGCACCGGCACAGAACTGGTGAATACGTCGTCCTGGCCTATGCGGAGCACGACCAACGTCGAGTCCATCGAGAGGAGTGTCCTGGTGGATAAGGGTAAAGAGATGTGCCTGGATATGGGTAATGACCAGGTCAACAGGGGCTCGTTATTTAACGTCAATCTGACGAACATAACCTACTCATCGATTACCGGTAACCTGACGATCAGGATATTTAACACGTCGGGCACCATCAATAACGTATTATGGTCGTCCAATGGCGCGAATTATATTTCCACATGGATATATGGGACCGATTACTTTTACTATGTGAATGGTGTGTACTACCCATCATCGACATTTTCCATCAATAGCAATGACATAGTGGAGCTGGTGATCGCTCCCAGCGCCTTCTACTCGGATGTTAATGGCCTGGTCCTGAATAAATACATTGAGATCTCAGGGACGGGCTCGATGTTCCAGGATAGCAGCACCGGCGTATCCTTCAACTATTTCCACGATAAGAAGTACCCATTGAAAAGTATATGTTACCCGGCAACCATGAGACTGGAGGTGTGGTCCGATGCGCTTGCAGGATGA